From Antedon mediterranea chromosome 9, ecAntMedi1.1, whole genome shotgun sequence, a single genomic window includes:
- the LOC140059476 gene encoding protein lifeguard 4-like → MEVIDIESGKQSSIEDDFNYGSNVATAHIQVRMGFLRKVYGILSLQLIVTTVTAALFMSSSTIKGYVQQSSGCLMLACILSLGLIVALMVKRHESPTNMYLLFAFTFVEAYSIGTVVTFYDVDVVIQAFVLTAAVTLALTFYTLQSKRDFTSWGAGLFSVLWVLIFASILQLFFQSEVMNLMIAVGGAVLFSLFIIYDTHLLMHKLSPEEYILASINLYLDIINLFLYILRILNEAKKR, encoded by the exons ATGGAAGTAATTGACATAGAAAGTGGTAAACAGTCTAGTATTGAAGATGACTTTAATTATGGAAGTAATGTTGCAACAGCACACATTCAAGTTCGTATGG GTTTTTTGCGTAAGGTGTATGGAATTCTATCCTTACAGCTAATTGTTACCACCGTCACTGCAGCCTTGTTTATGTCATCATCCACCATAAAGGGTTATGTACAACAAAg ttctGGATGTTTGATGTTAGCATGTATTCTTTCACTAGGCCTTATTGTAGCATTAATGGTTAAACGTCATGAATCGCCTACAAACATGTACCTTCTGTTTGCTTTT ACTTTTGTAGAAGCATACTCTATTGGTACAGTGGTCACATTCTACGATGTAGATGTTGTGATCCAGGCATTTGTGTTAACGGCTGCAGTCACTCTAGCACTTACGTTCTATACACTTCAAAGCAAAAGAGACTTCACTTCCTGGGGTGCTGG ATTGTTTTCAGTTTTGTGGGTGTTGATTTTTGCAAGCATACTACAGCTGTTTTTCCAAAGTGAAGTAATGAATCTGATGATTGCCGTTGGAGGCGCTGTTCTCTTCTCGCTGTTTATCATTTATGACACTCATCTTTTAATGCATAAATTGTCACCAGAAGAGTACATCTTGGCGTCTATTAACCTTTATTTGGATATTATAAACCTTTTCTTGTACATTCTCCGTATCCTTAATGAAGCAAAGAAACGATAG
- the LOC140059488 gene encoding protein mono-ADP-ribosyltransferase PARP4-like: protein MFGIFQGYQFAFELDYSFRYKQKQDLKKKITNNGGIITYILTKKTNFLIVSNGNQAELTYKGRTAQKHDIPIVTVEFIYRCVNEQKVLNFTDYLATDGKQVKEFEKGKIKSKTKSAIKTSSSLNVNAVTTYKWGDNKAPEFDEFNYEVAKSCLLLGSPKPKKGSLFYQLELHVLPITNQSTIKKSFRVFCHHGNCNDLKDENSGSKECRYLQSSSDALKIYAHLYNLYSGPAHNYKKSNKFISRWIGSDKQRKISMESSFESDSLSSEIVELVEHIWQEANEELNELLSLPQASLKKEQVEKAEAILLQIKHELDKNQNRTELDKLSKRFFELIPLQKTYSVIEDKLMLTRVHDICQLIKDVVSVSEATEFSPRSSIQAKVRALRCHIQHLSTSSPEFKTILDMVKANNESRNKFDVKNIFAVNRPIEETNFANHLGNKKLLFHASKPANFVGIFTRGLLLPKIVVDDFGGKRTDPGNLGCGIYFTDSSSTSGKYSSRGKVKGSRFMLVNEVALGKCLDMKSKDYKLSSAPRGYDSVHGVKTAVGIKSDFMDDELVVYNTNQQRIRYLVEFTLPEDTIKDIVHMSTMKESQDKDLEMMHTDINIDDIECIVNPLDKVQAGLQSVDNHSVPLTAVHIKAKLIDLAAQVVVLQAYKNDNNVPIEAKYVFPLDDMAAVCGFEAFIDGKHIIGEVKDKEVAHHEYKEAIRKGHGAYLMDEETPDVFTVSVGNLPPNSEVLIKITYVAELAVDSSKIVFNLPGSVAPWKKNSALSVTTQEEMETMKISSKPKGDTSVQVAIEMPYEIRSIKSPTHPVKMKQSATKATVELQKNISLGDGFQLLIQLAEIHVPRMWVERHPEKVDSQACMLTFYPEFESEDNESPEILLVLDLSNSMKGENLLEAKKILLMTLHHLPSKALFNIITFGTNFDELFPASQPVSNANLSLAKTFIFCVQANMGNTEVWRPLHAYFLLSDAKCLRNIFLISDGHINNEESTLRAIRLNSKTNRVFTFGISSSGNKHLLRAIARVGTGAFEFFDTTTKSKWERKIKNQLLKARQPALSNVSVEWQQFDDNAPKPIQAPGQITSLFSGSRQVVYGYIPFCQQATLKAEVGGEEISTMVSTQELNITKGKILHQLTARAIIRDWEDGTLDVDPVEHDIKKEAQKSYIIDVSKEYSIVTQFTSFIAVEERHMTDFLGTVFKPSINDLVAKEDVDVIPYIGWEENFEHSVQKKEVGCTSLEENNEDEYSVSESYYSEDFLSESDMLCNFEYLDYEVGDSFESEFQEKYSATSPGYSPTSPGYSPTSPGYSPTSPRYSLTSPRYSLTSPRYSPTSPVYGASHPVSSHTDMPIVMDSGSFSIKAGMAGNTFPSRELPSVVGRPRHQGVMVGMGQKGAYVGTEAVGGSSHLFRKIEKKKRNSDQPTFSYVSMGTSPRPLRLPPPPQPKPKLDTFVGWMDNDEDDDDDYDDMGFGDPCPPKPKPGPQQMQQQQMLGKTTRQSAEQTTDRLPAVERSLTLDSRSVPLIMLGKTTQQSSEQTTDRLPAVERYRTQKCITLRSGASIQSPSMGMAPPAAAAVERSPPLVKSEDLLMTNREQNVTKMLTMKTRGLSPPTNSSASDPSLPRLSKQYRVPPPPPPKPKLDTFVLMDNDEDYDEDDDYDYNAMGFGDPCPPKPKPGPQQMQQQQMLGKTTQQSAEQTTDRLPAVERSLTLGDMRRKRERRETDAYKEEISDAISLHRCDMRRERDTCRQLDTRRERDTDAYEGECRSRTFRQKRCMDMAPTSAAAVVRSSPLAKSENLLMTKITYKTRNRERKRNSSIHESMEPRKSGVRVFGLNRTDLLSYYKKDEPNLAFVFESLKEAINAQDKASGSWSRLSIKELIKLDAVINDQLKEISQKDDTVYESILCTAVVVCLLECVLQNWKQFTIIIDREITEEYHNAITSLWNAEFFLQSVVQPSEHYNVKEPTWIEYAEKHLLETPQIGLHDKTSIFIDSEGLMCLEGRLTGMLKTGYGITHTFWRLSACFAVLFAIDRRYVSQLFNQAGLRSLGVKRQQAVYSMFTMAVGIKLLTNAAKDTTSFTKSGEMDAYYNLKHLLAELETSLNDKERSYLGLARNLDMGSNWRNVASKLCRFEQDEDGAGCNWL from the exons ATGTTTGGTATTTTCCAAGGCTATCAATTTGCATTTGAGCTTGACTACAGTTTCcgttacaaacaaaaacaagacctaaagaagaaaataacaaacaatgGTGGAATAATAACGTACATCCTTACAAAAAAG ACCAACTTTTTGATTGTAAGTAATGGAAACCAAGCTGAGTTAACATACAAAGGTAGAACTGCTCAGAAACATGATATACCAATAGTCACTGTGGAGTTTATATACCGTTGTGTAAATGAGCAAAAAGTATTGAATTTCACAGATTACCTGGCAACTGATGGTAAGCAAGTAAAGGAATTTGAAAAAGGAAAAATCAAAA GTAAAACTAAGAGTGCTATAAAGACAAGCAGTTCACTTAATGTTAATGCAGTCAC TACATATAAATGGGGTGACAATAAAGCACCAGAGTTTGATGAATTCAATTATGAAGTTGCCAAAAGCTGTCTCCTTTTG ggttCACCAAAACCCAAAAAGGGTAGCCTTTTTTACCAGCTTGAACTGCATGTTTTACCAATTACCAACCAGTCTACTATCAAAAAAAGCTTTCGTGTGTTCTGTCACCATGGAAACTGCAATGACCTTAAG GATGAAAATAGTGGTTCAAAAGAATGTCGGTATTTGCAGTCTAGCTCTGATGCCCTTAAAATATATGCACACTTATACAACTTGTACAGTGGTCCAGCCCACAATTACAAGAAATCAAACAAGTTTATCTCAAGATGGATTGGATCTGATAAACAGAGAAAG ATCTCTATGGAATCCAGTTTTGAATCTGATTCTCTGTCATCAGAAATAGTTGAGTTGGTAGAGCATATTTGGCAAGAAGCAAATGAAGAACTAAATGAGCTCCTGTCTCTGCCGCAAGCAAGTCTAAAGAAAGAACAG gTTGAAAAAGCTGAAGCAATACTTCTACAAATAAAGCATGAATTggataaaaaccaaaataggaCAGAGCTTGATAAACTTAGTAAGAGATTCTTTGAGCTAATACCTCTTCAGAAAACGTACAGTGTGATTGAAGACAAACTGATGTTAACAAGAGTACATGATATTTGTCAA CTGATTAAAGATGTAGTGAGTGTGAGTGAAGCCACTGAATTTTCACCACGTAGCAGTATTCAGGCTAAGGTCCGTGCTCTCAGATGTCACATTCAGCATCTGTCAACTTCATCCCcagaatttaaaacaattttagacATGGTCAAGGCTAACAATGAAAG tagaaataaatttgatgttaaaaacatttttgctGTTAATCGACCAATCGAGGAGACTAACTTTGCAAATCATCTTGGAAATAAAAAGCTTTTATTTCATGCATCCAAGCCAGCAAACTTTGTTGGGATATTTACACG AGGCCTTCTTCTGCCAAAAATAGTTGTAGATGATTTTGGTGGAAAAAGAACAGATCCTGGCAACCTGGGATGTGGAATTTATTTTACAGACAGTAGCAG TACAAGTGGAAAGTACTCTTCTCGAGGAAAAGTTAAAGGATCTCGCTTTATGCTAGTAAATGAAGTAGCACTTGGAAAGTGTCTGGATATGAAGTCTAAAGATTACAAACTGTCATCTGCCCCAAGGGGCTATGATAGTGTGCATGGTGTGAAAACAGCAGTTGGAATAAAGTCGGATTTCATG gatgATGAGTTAgttgtatacaatacaaatcaACAACGCATTCGTTACCTTGTTGAGTTTACACTTCCTGAGGACACCATCAAAGATATTGTTCATATGTCGACGATGAAAGAATCACAGGATAAAGATTTAGAAATGATGCATACAGATATCA ATATTGATGATATTGAATGTATTGTGAATCCATTGGACAAGGTACAAGCTGGTCTGCAGTCTGTGGACAATCATTCTGTCCCACTAACTGCTGTTCATATCAAAGCAAAGTTGATAGATCTTGCTGCTCAG GTTGTTGTACTCCAAGCTTATAAGAATGACAACAACGTTCCAATTGAAGCCAAGTATGTATTCCCTCTGGATGACATGGCAGCAGTGTGTGGCTTTGAGGCTTTCATTGATGGTAAACACATCATTGGTGAAGTTAAAGATAAAGAGGTCGCTCATCACGAATACAAAGAGGCCATCAGAAAAGGACATGGGGCTTACTTAATGGATGAGGAAACACCC GATGtttttactgtgagtgtgggtaacTTGCCTCCAAATTCTGAAGTGTTGATTAAAATCACCTACGTAGCAGAGTTGGCTGTTGATTCTAGTAAGATTGTTTTCAATCTTCCCGGCAGTGTAGCACCTTGGAAAAAAAATAGTGCTCTCTCTGTGACAACACAGGAAGAAATGGAAACCATGAAGATTTCGAGCAAACCAAAAGG AGATACATCAGTCCAGGTTGCAATTGAGATGCCTTATGAAATTCGTTCCATTAAGTCTCCAACTCATCCTGTCAAAATGAAG CAATCTGCTACCAAGGCTACAGTAGAATTACAGAAGAATATTTCACTGGGAGATGGTTTTCAACTGTTGATCCAATTAGCAGAAATACATGTACCCAGAATGTGGGTTGAGAGACATCCAGAAAAGGTTGACTCACAG gCATGTATGTTGACATTCTATCCTGAGTTTGAAAGTGAAGATAATGAATCTCCAGAGATTCTATTAGTGCTTGATTTGTCAAACTCAATGAAAGGAGAGAATTTGTTGGAAGCTAAGAAGATTCTTCTTATGACTCTTCATCATCTTCCATCTAAAGCACTGTTCAACATCATCACATTTGGAACAA ATTTTGACGAGTTGTTTCCAGCTAGCCAACCAGTGTCTAATGCTAATCTGTCTCTTGCTAAAACGTTCATCTTCTGTGTTCAAGCTAATATGGGCAACACAGAAGTATGGCGTCCTCTTCATGCCTACTTTTTGCTTAGTGATGCCAAATGTCTGCGCAACATCTTTTTGATTTCTGATGGACACATCAATAATGAGGAATCTACTTTAAGAGCAATTCGACTAAATTCAAAAACTAACCGAGTGTTTACTTTTGGGATAAG CTCTAGTGGCAACAAACACTTGCTGAGAGCCATCGCCCGTGTCGGAACTGGAGCCTTTGAATTCTTTGATACAACTACAAAGTCCAAGTGGGAAAGAAAG aTCAAAAATCAGTTATTGAAAGCTAGGCAACCAGCATTAAGCAACGTGAGTGTTGAATGGCAACAATTTGATGACAACGCCCCCAAACCAATCCAAGCGCCCGGACAAATAACATCGTTATTCAGTGGATCACGGCAAGTAGTGTATGGATACATTCCATTTTGCCAACAG GCAACTTTAAAAGCTGAGGTTGGTGGAGAAGAAATATCAACCATGGTTTCCACTCAGGAACTTAATATAACAAAAGGAAAG ATACTACACCAACTAACGGCCAGAGCAATCATCCGTGACTGGGAAGATGGAACTTTGGATGTTGACCCGGTAGAGCATGACATTAAGAAAGAAGCTCAGAAATCTTACATCATTGATGTCAGTAAAGAGTATTCTATAGTGACACAATTTACCAGTTTTATCGCCGTAGAAGAACGACATATG ACTGATTTCCTTGGAACTGTTTTCAAGCCAAGTATTAATGACCTGGTTGCGAAAGAAGATGTTGATGTTATTCCTTATATTGGCTGGGAAGAAAATTTTGAGCATAGTGTTCAGAAAAAAGAAGTTGGATGTACAAGTTTGGAAGAAAATAATGAAGATGAATATTCAGTTTCAGAGTCTTATTATTCTGAAGATTTTTTG AGTGAATCGGACATGCTTTGCAATTTTGAATATTTAG ATTATGAAGTTGGCGACTCATTTGAATCAGAAT TTCAAGAAAAATATAGTGC TACAAGTCCGGGATATAGTCCTACAAGTCCGGGATATAGTCCTACAAGTCCGGGATATAGTCCTACAAGCCCGAGATATAGTCTTACAAGCCCGAGATATAGTCTTACAAGCCCGAGATATAGTCCTACAAGTCCGGTGTATGGTGCAAGTCATCCTGTATCTAGCCATACAG ATATGCCTATTGTAATGGACTCCGGTTCATTTTCAATTAAAGCTGGAATGGCTGGAAACACTTTCCCGTCCAGGGAACTACCAAGTGTTGTAGGTCGTCCTCGTCACCAAGGTGTCATGGTTGGCATGGGTCAAAAAGGTGCATATGTTGGGACAGAAGCTGTTGGAGGCTCCTCACATCTAT ttcgtaaaatagaaaaaaaaaaaagaaattcagATCAGCCAACCTTCTCTTATGTCTCTATGGGTACTTCTCCTCGTCCTTTACGTCTACCACCTCCACCTCAACCTAAACCAAAGCTAGATACGTTTGTTGGATGGATGgataatgatgaagatgatgatgatgattatgatgatatgGGTTTTGGGGATCCATGTCCACCTAAACCAAAGCCAG GCCCACAGCAAATGCAACAACAGCAAATGCTTGGTAAGACAACACGACAATCAGCTGAACAGACGACTGATAGATTACCGGCAGTAGAACGTTCATTGACCTTAG ACTCACGATCAGTTCCGCTTATAATGCTTGGTAAGACAACACAACAATCATCTGAACAGACGACTGATAGATTACCTGCAGTAGAACGTTATAGAACGCAAAAATGTATTACCTTAAGATCTGGTGCATCTATACAAAGCCCCTCTATGGGTATGGCTCCACCTGCAGCTGCTGCTGTTGAACGGTCACCACCTTTAGTAAAATCAG aagaCTTGTTAATGACCAATAGGGAACAAAATGTAACGAAAATGTTAACAATGAAAACTCGTGGACTTTCACCACCAACAAACTCTAGTGCTTCAGATCCATCACTTCCTCGTCTTTCAAAACAATATCGTGTACCACCTCCACCTCCACCTAAACCAAAGCTAGATACGTTTGTTTTAATGGATAATGATGAAGATTacgatgaagatgatgattacGATTATAATGCTATGGGTTTTGGTGATCCATGTCCACCTAAACCAAAGCCAG GCCCACAGCAAATGCAACAACAGCAAATGCTTGGTAAGACAACACAACAATCAGCTGAACAGACAACTGATAGATTACCGGCAGTAGAACGTTCATTGACCTTAG GTGACATGCGTAGGAAGCGTGAAAGACGTGAAACAGATGCATATAAAGAAGAAATATCCGACGCAATCTCCCTTCATCGAT GTGACATGCGTAGGGAACGTGATACGTGTAGGCAACTTGATACGCGTAGGGAACGTGATACAGATGCATATGAAGGTGAATGTAGATCTCGTACATTTCGACAAAAGCGCTGTATGGATATGGCTCCAACTTCAGCTGCTGCTGTTGTACGGTCATCACCTTTAGCAAAATCAG aaaacttGTTAATGACAAAAATAACATATAAGACAAGAAACAGAGAAAGGAAAAGAAATTCATCCATCCATG AAAGTATGGAACCGAGGAAGAGTGGAGTGCGTGTATTTGGATTGAACAGAACAGATCTATTGTCGTACTACAAAA aaGATGAGCCAAACCTAGCTTTTGTATTTGAATCACTAAAAGAAGCCATTAATGCACAAGACAAA gCTTCTGGTTCCTGGTCGAGATTGTCTATTAAAGAGCTGATCAAACTTGATGCTGTCATCAATGATCAGTTAAAAGAAATTTCACAAAAAGATG ATACAGTGTATGAATCAATCTTATGTACAGCAGTAGTTGTATGTCTGCTAGAGTGTGTACTTCAAAATTGGAAACagtttacaataataattgacAGAGAAATAACAGAAGAGTATCATAATGCAATAACCAGTCTTTGGAATGCAGAGTTCTTTCTTCAGTCAGTGGTGCAGCCCAGTGAACATTACAATGTGAAAGAACCAACCTGGATTGAATATGCTGAAAAGCACTTGCTTGAGACTCCTCAGATAG GCTTACATGATAAAACATCTATATTCATTGATTCTGAAGGTTTGATGTGCCTGGAAGGCCGATTAACAGGAATGTTAAAAACAGGTTATGGAATAACT caTACATTCTGGAGATTATCAGCTTGTTTTGCAGTACTCTTTGCTATTGATCGTAGATATGTTTCACAACTTTTCAACCAAGCTGGACTCCGGTCTCTGG gaGTCAAACGTCAACAAGCAGTATATTCCATGTTTACCATGGCTGTTGGCATCAAGTTATTAACTAATGCTGCAAAGGATACCACCTCTTTCACCAAATCTGGAGAAATGGATGCATATTATAATTTGAAACATCTATTGGCCGAGTTGGAAACTTCCCTAAATGATAAAGAAAGGAGTTACTTAGGACTTGCCAGAAATCTAGACATGGGCAGCAATTGGCGCAATGTAGCTTCAAAATTATGCAGATTTGAACAAGATGAAGATGGAGCCGGCTGTAATTGGTTGTAA